Proteins encoded in a region of the Candidatus Methylomirabilota bacterium genome:
- a CDS encoding long-chain fatty acid--CoA ligase, with the protein KFSPHVKEAVVIGEGRPHVVALIQIDLGNVGSWAETSRLPFTTFKDLARKPEVSALVAEAVARVNHDLPEVARVRAFGLFDKELDADDGELTRTNKVRRATILDKYREMIEELYARDGAGDRVAMGDAR; encoded by the coding sequence AAGTTCAGCCCCCACGTGAAGGAGGCGGTGGTGATCGGCGAGGGCCGGCCCCACGTGGTGGCCCTCATCCAGATCGACCTCGGCAACGTGGGGAGCTGGGCGGAGACGAGCCGGCTGCCCTTCACGACGTTCAAGGACCTCGCCCGCAAGCCCGAGGTCTCCGCGCTGGTCGCTGAGGCGGTGGCCCGGGTCAACCATGACCTGCCCGAGGTGGCGCGGGTCCGCGCTTTCGGCCTCTTCGACAAGGAGCTGGACGCGGACGACGGCGAGCTGACGCGGACGAACAAGGTCCGGCGTGCGACGATCCTGGACAAGTACCGCGAGATGATCGAGGAGCTCTACGCGCGGGACGGGGCGGGGGACCGCGTGGCGATGGGAGACGCGCGATGA